From the genome of Trichocoleus sp. FACHB-46, one region includes:
- a CDS encoding pentapeptide repeat-containing protein, protein MVRINELNRCYRVLGLKPGASLDEINQAYKDLARQWHPDRVPQDDSERQHEAHEKLKEINEARDLLRSCHAKAGAKRNQTASKSTASKSTPPTPPPAPPPPPKATPPKATYHPPRATYQTPTAAQPPKPAAQPPKPAAYPLHPYLRSSYYAAYETQTSPAPEPKSPYPQPQASDYPAYPTQTPTHQVPKYQTPQVPKYRGPDLSGSDFQGANLKEKDYANRNLSDANLSNADLSDAFLHNVNLSHAKLFRAKLFRANLLQADLSYADLREANLMGADLSGANLSGADLTGARVGINNRLMVKLTGANLSGTIMPDGTIHS, encoded by the coding sequence ATGGTACGGATCAACGAGCTCAACCGATGCTACAGAGTCCTGGGACTAAAACCAGGCGCATCTCTGGATGAAATCAACCAAGCTTACAAAGACTTGGCTCGACAGTGGCATCCCGATCGCGTGCCCCAAGACGATTCTGAACGGCAGCACGAAGCCCACGAAAAACTGAAAGAAATTAATGAGGCGCGAGACCTGTTACGGTCTTGCCATGCCAAAGCCGGAGCCAAACGAAACCAAACTGCCAGTAAAAGTACCGCCAGCAAAAGTACTCCCCCCACTCCACCACCTGCCCCACCTCCACCACCAAAAGCCACCCCACCTAAGGCTACTTATCACCCCCCTAGGGCTACTTACCAAACCCCTACTGCGGCTCAACCCCCTAAACCTGCGGCTCAGCCACCTAAGCCTGCTGCTTACCCGCTGCACCCTTACTTGCGATCGTCCTACTACGCGGCTTACGAAACTCAAACTTCTCCTGCACCAGAACCTAAATCTCCCTACCCTCAGCCTCAAGCATCTGACTATCCTGCCTACCCAACCCAAACACCCACCCATCAAGTCCCCAAATATCAAACGCCTCAAGTTCCTAAATATCGAGGCCCTGACCTGAGTGGCAGTGATTTCCAGGGGGCAAACCTCAAAGAAAAAGACTATGCCAATCGCAACTTAAGCGATGCCAATTTAAGCAACGCTGACCTCAGCGACGCTTTTCTGCACAACGTCAACCTCAGCCACGCCAAACTATTCCGCGCCAAACTATTCCGCGCCAATTTATTGCAAGCTGATTTAAGTTATGCCGACCTGAGAGAAGCCAACTTAATGGGGGCTGATTTGAGTGGGGCTAATTTGAGTGGCGCTGATCTCACTGGTGCCCGGGTTGGGATCAATAATCGTTTGATGGTTAAGCTGACGGGAGCTAATCTATCCGGGACTATCATGCCCGATGGCACTATTCACTCATAG